AATAAACTCCCCTGCCCTTCCACAAAAAAAATATCGTAATCATTTTGTTTTTCAATCAGCATTTTCTCCACCGCGCCAGCCATAAAATCCGCTGGCAGGGCGTCTATGGAAATCCCCCAGCCCTCAATCATAATGCTCGTTTGTCCCGTAGGGATTACGCAGGCACGCATGCCCCGCTTTTGCGCAGCTCGCGCGAGTTCATAGCTTGTTGTCATCTTTCCAATAGCGGCATCGGTACCTACCGTTAAAACTATAGGTTTTGTAATGTGATAAGATTGCGAGGAACACACGGGAATACTTTGCAAATCAACATCAGAGCGCACGTCCCAAATTATTGAGCCACTGGTTTTAGCGGCCTCGCTAAACTGCGCATTATTTTTTAGCGGATAATGCATTCCCGAAACTACATGCATGCCTTGTTGCAAAGCCGTTAGAATATCATTTTCCCACTCGCGTGGCAACCCTCCGCCCTCTGGGGCGGCGCCTAGTAAAAGAACAGATGCTTTGGTAATATCACGCGCTTCAGCGAGCGACGAAAAAATTGGCGTATCGACATTTTTTGAATCATCGAGATATCCGCCAAGCACATCATATACTCTTATGTGGGGTATCCGATACCCCACATAAGATGTGGAGTCCACGATGCCCGCTATCGGATATTCCGCGTATCGCAAAATCCCATCCGCGGTTTTTGCCCGCATGGGGAATTTTTTGCGTGCATTAAGGCCAAAAACCCCCTCGGCGTAGATGAGAGATACGTGCTCTGCTAGGTTAATCGGCGCATTTATTGGGCTAGCCATAAGAAGTTATAATAGCACACAATCTAAATATATTCTAGCATAAGAAAATGAAAAAGCCCGTGCGAACACGAGCTTTGTTTGTTTGTAGAACTTATACTTTATGCCATTGCCGGGTGCCTGGCTGGCATAAATAAATTGCCTATACTTTTCACCGCTTCCTTTAAGCGGCTTTTCCCCCCGCTATTAGAGCATACTGCAACATAAAAATGTAATAGGAAACATATGCTCGAAATAGCTTGTAGAGACGCTGGCATCATAATAATATATGAAATTAGAAAAATACTTCTAAACAGAATTGTTAATGGCGCATAATACATGCTCATTTCCATCGGAGCAATATCGCTTGCGGACTTCATCTTAATTTTTTCAAGCATTGCGTAGAATAGCCCGTATAACGAAAGGGCTACTACGGTATCGAAGCCGAATAATATACTAGCTGGCATCGATTGATCAGCCAGTACAAAAAAGACTACCCTGATTAAACGAAAAAATATTGCTATGAGCAATAATATTTTTGCCAATGCGATGTTGGTTTCGCCCGTCCATTCTGACCAAAAATCAACCGCGCGCCTCACGACACGCAGTATAAAATTGTCAAAAGAACTTATGACATCCATTATAACGCTCCCCACAGACACCTCCTTCGGTAGTATTCAATACCCCAGCAGCCATTTTTCGTATTTTATAGATTACATGATAATAACATCTTTGTCAATATTAAACACAATGCACTAACGCATTGTGTTTAATATATTAACTACTAGCTGGCTCATTGCCAATAATAGGCATCCTTAACCCACGTGATAAGGTTAGTCATCGCTTGAATGCGATTGGTGGAACCCAACACAACAGTGACGACAGATTTGTCGTTTGTAATCTTTGTCACAATAGTCATGCACTCTCCTGCCTCGTCGGTATAGCCGGTTTTGCCCGCTACAACGCCAGAAATTGCCCCGAGAAGCGAATTTGTGCTAACCCAACGATGAGAAATTCCATCTTTGCTTTTAGTTTCGTATATTGGCAATGCGAGAATGCCGCGAAGGGTTTCGTTCTTGTATGCTTCAAAAATAAGCGTTGCCACATCAGACGCGCTCGCCACATTATTTTGCGATAACCCACTTGAATCTTCAAAAAAAGCGGAAGCTAGTCCAAGTTCGTGCGCTTTTTGATTCATAGTGCCTAAAAATGTAATTCCCTCTCCTGAATTATTTCTATCATATTGTTCTTGCAGTGCCACCGCGGCATCGTTGCTTGATTCCAAAAGCAACGCGTACAAAAGCTGGTTTACAGAAAAAATTTCATTTACTACTAGATCCCCTTCTGTTCCCGTTGTATTTATTGCATTTTGGCTTATGACCACTTTTTCATCGAGTGCCATAGAATCAACAACGACGAGAGCATTCATTAATTTTGAAATGCTGGCGATTGGCCGCGCGGTGAGGGAATCTTTCTCGTACAAGATTTTGTTATCAGGAAGCTCTACCGCAAGCACGGACAAGCCATCTATATCCATAAGAGGCACTTGCCAATTGCGAATTGGGAAAAGATCGGGCGATCGCACTCCGTGCAAGAACAGAGAATTAGACGACATCATTACTGATGAAACTGGTAGATTCGCGGGCGCGGAATTGTATTTAGATAGAAAGTCTTTCCAGTCTTGAATTAGTGGTGTTTGCGGTGATGGCTCTTTATCTACTGAAGTTGGTTGAGTTTCGGTGGGGGTGTCATCTGCATTATCTTCTTTTATCGTTTCATCTTGGCTTGCAGATTGAGCTTCCTTCAATCCTTGTCCTTGCTGAATTTCAGGACTTTCAGCAGGTTGCGTTGGCGTATCGCTTACCGCTTCATTAACTGAAGCTTCAAAAGAAGAAATTGCCGGTGGCTGACCTTGCCTCGCCGTAGCCTCGTGCGAAGGAGGGTTCTGTACATTTCCAGCAAAAATACCCGCCAGCGCAAACACTGGTAGAAAAATTGCAAATCCAACTGAAATAAGAATATGTCTTGTGTCCATTTAAGGTTTTAACTCTTTGAAAGATTTGTCATCTCGAAGTCCCGTAGCGGCGGGACGAGAGATCTCTCACTATGTTCGAGATGACAGCTGCTACTAACGATCAGTTCTATTCTTTTTCTTTTACAGGAATAATCTTGAGATGTAATTCATTAAGTTGCGCTTCGTCAACCGTGCTTGGCGCTTCCATTACGGAAGTCCTGCCATTTCCGGTTGTTGGAAACGGAATTACTTCGCGAATACTCTGCTCTCCTAATAATACCAGAAGCCAGCGGTCAAAGCCAGCAATGCCTCCATGAGGAGGAACGCCGAAAGAAAAAGCTTCAAGAAGATGTCCGAAACGATCTTCAATTTCTTCTTTGCTATGCCCTAGCGCTTGAAAAACCTTTGTAAGAACATTGGGGTCTGTGGTCCTGATACTGCCTCCGAAGACTTCAGCGCCATTTAGCACCAAGTCGTATTGCTTTGCGCGAATTTGGCCGTACGCGGAAGGATCGTCTAATTTTATTATGTCATCATCTACAATTGCTGTAAACGGATGGTGAGCTGCTCCCCAACTTCCATCGTCTTTTTTTTCAAACATTGGAAAATCTACAACCCATGTATAGGCCATTACATTTTTATCTTCTTTATTCTTGCGCACATCAGGGTTATCGCGGCCATAATCTTTCATAGCATCGGCGTATGACATACGCGGGAATGGCTTTTCCTGTATTGTTTTGCCCAGCACGTTCTCCGTGACATATACCACGAGCTCCTCAAGCAGAGAAATAATATCTTCTTGCTCTACAAATGACATTTCTATGTCTAACTGATCAAACTCAAAGAGGCGGTCGTTGCGCAAATCTTCATCGCGGAAACAACGCGCGAATTGAAAATACCGATCCATGCCGCCAACCATCAATAATTGCTTGTATTGCTGTGGTGATTGCGGGAGTGCGTAAAATTTTCCCGGATAATGACGAGATGGTACAAGGAAGTCGCGCGCGCCTTCCGGTGTGCTTTTGGTAAGGATTGGCGTGTCGATTTCGGTAAATCCTTTTTCCGTCAGCATATTGCGCAAGGTCTGCTTCACTTTGTGGCGCGCTTGCAATATCTCTCGCACGCGAGCGCGGCGAATATCAAGGTAACGATACTTCCAGCGAAGTTCTTCGCTGATATCGTATCCATCACCATCAATAGAAAACGGCAGTGTTTTTGCCACGCTTAAAACTTCAATCGTTTGCGCCAGCATTTCAAAATCACCCGTTATCATATTTGGGTTTTTCATGTTTTCAGGGCGGCGCTGGACTGTGCCTGTAATTTTCAAAACCCATTCTGAACGCGCGTCTTTTGCCTTTTCGTAGAATTCACCCGCAGAAGGCAATATCACGACCTGCAAAAGCCCGGATACATCGCGCATGTCCAGGAAAATAATCTTGCCATGGTCGCGGCGAACATGCACCCATCCGGCGATGGTTACCGATTCGTTTTCGTGTTGAACTATGTCTTTTATAAGAATTCTGTTCATAGTTATAGTTATATTATTCGTTTCTATAAAACGGCAGTGACACTATAAAGGTTGACCCTTTCCCTTCCCCCTCTGACTCAACCCACGCCGTACCGCCGTGATCTTCTACAATACGCTTGACTATAAATAAGCCAAGTCCGGTGCCATTAACGTCAATTTTTTTACCTCCCTCCCCACGGGAAAAACGCTGGAACAACTTTTCTTTATCCGCTTCGGTAATGCCAATGCCCGTATCTTTCACGGAGATGCGCATGCGCAATGGGTTATTGTATAATTGAGTAACGCTTACCTCCACAGACCCTCGCGGCGTATATTTTATCGCATTGTCGATAAGGTTCAATATCACCTGGCGCAATTTGCTATCATCTGCTTTGACGCAAAACCGCACGGCATTTTCTGGATGGTGCCAAATAAGCTTTAGGCCTTTTGATTCAGCAGAGATTTTTTGCTCGTCTACAATACTGTCTATCATATCGGGAATGCAGATTTTTTGGAAGACATAATGAAATTCGCCTCGTTCAATGCGAGACACGTCTAGCAAATCTTTCACAAGTCCTATGAGCACCTCGTTGCTTGAATAAACCTTTTTTAACGCGTCATTTGCGTTGATGTCTATTTTTCCGTAGTCGCCATCAATAACCATAGAAAGATAGCCCTTGATGGCCGTGAGAGGCGTGCGTAGCTGATGCGAGGCGATGGAGATAAACTCTGATTTGAGGTCGGAAATTTTTTGCAGTTCTCTGATTTCACGAAGCGTGCCGCGAATAAGAGAGATGCCAAATATAGTTACAAATATAAATAGAATACTATTGACTGAGAATTCTCGCGGTGTCGGCGATGTTAGTACATTTATGAGGAAAATAAGAATAACTAGAAAAGTAAATGTTTCTGTGGCAATAACGCGAATATTGAATAGCTGATGTCTAAATATGGCATATGCCGTGAGTATTAGAAACGGCAACGTAAAAATAGGCCCGAATTTTATGAAGAATGTAATGTGTAGCAATGCCGTCGCGACAAATTGAGTTAGTATAAGTAGCGCAAACATTAAGAAATAGCCAGTAGCAACGTAAACCATCTGCGCCCGCCTAAGTCCAGTAGCTATTTTTAATTTAAGTATCAACTGCCTACCTCCCAATATAAAGAGTAGGAGGATCGTGATGCCAAATAGTGGAATAAGTGACCCGGGTATTGGCGCTCCATTGGCATCAATGTACTTAAAAACAAATGGCGTTTGAGTGGCTATGATCGTGACGATCGAAAGTATCCATATTCCTGCATGGGCGAACTTCGGCATTTTCAATTCCTCGTCCGGGAAGACTTGAACCAAAAAGAAAAACATCAGCTGCAGGAAAACCGCAACCATCAAAACTATCCTTGCCCATATCAGCATGTATGGCGATGGCTGCAATGAAAAATAATTTGCAATAGTCCACAGAACAAGGGCTATTGTGGATAAGACAAAGAATCGTCTGCTGGGGCCCGAATCGCCCTTAAAATAAATAAGCGCGCCAAGAAATATACTTGCCGCGACAGCAATAAAAGCCGAGATAAATGTGACATCACCAAAAAGTGATGGCATAAGAAAAAAGTTACTTTATTGTCTGATTGCTATTATCAAGATAAACGATATACCTGCCTGATTTTAAATCTTGTTTTGTAGTAATTTTTCGAACTGCATAAGCTACTGCCGATCCCGCGATTGTCGCGGTGGTTCCAAGCTGAGGCACTGCCGCAATCGTTTTGCCGATTTCAGAAAGAGACTCCCGCATTCTTTGCGTGAGGTTAGCGGGATCAACTATTCTTGTCGCAACCTTTACCCATTCAGAATACGCCAGTCCAGCTATCTTGTCGGGATCAACTCCTTCAACCAGACCGTGTAGAATAGGTCTTTCTGGTTCTTCATCAAATCTCTCAACATCAAGTATAACATTATCTCCGTTATCTGTAGCCATAACCACCGGAATGCGATGTTCGCGGCACACTATGCGTGAAAGAAGCTTTAATTCCAAGCTATCCATTTCATCAATGAAAACGTCTAATTTTGGCTCAAGAATAAATTTTTCAAGCGTTTGGCGATTTACACCATCAGTCCATAAATCCAATTCTGAAAAAGGGTCTAGCTCCCAAACCTGTTGTGCCGCAAAGTCAGTTTTATTCATTCCTATGGCAAATACTGGCGCGCGAAGGCGGTTGAGATTAGTAATCTCAATGACATCATAGTCGGCTATTTTTAAATTTTTCGGACCACCGCTGAAAACCAGCGCGTTTATTACATTAGAACCAACGGAAAGACCTATAATTCCTACTCTCGCCGCTCTATATGTTTCCTGTTCTTCCTTGGTAATAATATTTTTGTTGCGCGCAGTGCGCAACTCAAGATAAATCTCCTCGCTAGGCACGCGCGCCACGATATTTCGCCAAGGATAATATACATACACTGCGGGCAAACCTTCGTTATTTTTGATAAAAATATCGCACTTTTCCGCCCTCTCTGTTGGCGGAGCGGATTTTAGCGCGGGGTTGCGGATAACGCAGAGTTCTTTCAGCGCTGTGGGGATTGTGTCAACAAAAATCGCGCCGGCGGGTAACAATTGTTTATCTTTTTCTATACGAATTGATTGCATAGATATGCATATTACGTCTTTTTAGTCCACCTTTGTTTAATAGATTTTACATTGAAGTATTTTTCATCTCCCTTGGCTGCAAAACGAATTGACGGAATAGCTCTTTCTCCAATAGCATCATAGAGCCGATTGTATTCAAGGTTTCTTTTGCGAAGCGCCGCGACGATGTAATCGCTTACGATTTTTCGGGCGAGCGCGCTTTCCTTTACGCCTTCGCGCAATTCAACAGTAATTTCCCAGTATTGGTCCTGGTTGCTTTTACTTTTTTGCTGCATCACAAATTTACCCGTCGCAAATGGCACAACTTCTTCGTTCTCCAATCCCTCCTTGATGTTTTCTGGATAAATCTTTAGCCCGTAAAAAGAGATGGTAAAATCGCTTTTTCCAAATACTGCTAAAAATGGAAACGTCCATTTAGGTTGTTTTTGTACCGACTGATCGCTAGCAAGGCTTGAAATTTTCATCACTTCGTCAAAAGGAATAATTTTTCCGGCATCGTGGACGTTATACCTTACAAGCGGCACTCCACCCCTTGCCGTAAAAAGAAGCTCCCCTTCCTGTTCTTCGAAGAATTTAAAGATGGGATGATATTGCACAAATGTCGGGGTAAACGTTTCATCTCCCCACAATTCCGATGCTGTGTCTTTATCCTCTGATGCCGCGCGGCGTATGGCAACCGAAAGAGGTGTTTCGTGTCCCAGAATCCCCGAATCGGCAGAGCCATATATATTAATTGATGTAGATTCGGCGCTAGTCGCGTTGGTTTTACTTAGTATGTAGTCGCGAAATGCTTCGCTGAAATTTTCTGTAGCAAAAAGAAATTTTATCTTTTGATTTTCCCACGATATCCCCCTTTTCTCTCCGGCGTCAATAATATCTTTAACAAACGGCGGGTACCCGGCGAGAACAATCTGGTTATATTTTGGGCCCAGTTCCTTTATAGCACGCAGTACGTCATTAAGCTCAACTCCCGGAGCAATAATACTGATAGGCAACCCCATTTGCGATGTATGTAAAATAGAATCAAGTGTAATAATTCCGGCAATATAAATACCCATTGAGAAACTTATTACTACAAGCGTGGGCGTGCTGCCGGCATCAAAAAATTCTTTTAATATAAGAGCGTGGATAAGAGACGTTTCTATTTCAAGATTGTCACCCCTAGGCCAAAAATATGGCGTACCTGAAGAGCCAGAGCTGACAGAAAAGATAGTATTTTCTTCAACCTTGCCATCCCACGACAGCTCTTCGGACGAATATGCCTTGATATAGTTTTCTTTATCAGTAAAAGGTACATTCTTAAAATCATCTATAGTTTTAATTTCGGTGTGCTTGATATTGTTCTTTCTTAGAAAATCTTTATACGCGGGCACGCTTTCTGCCGCTTCGTGAAATAGAGAAAGAGCCATCTCTTGTCCGTGAGTTTCCCAAAAATCGGCGCTTTTTGAGCAAAGCAAGGAATTTGCTTCGTCAAGATTTATTTTATACAAATTGAGGATTCCGTCATATTTAAATCCACGCCTGTCAAAAAGGCGTAAGAAAAGTTTATAAAAAGGATTTAACGTGTCGTGTTTCATATTTTTATACGTGACGCAAACTTCAATAATATCTCATGAATATCTCATGTTAGCACTTCTTCAACTCCTCTTCGCGGGCTATGTGGCGCAACTTTTGTAGGATATCCTAGTCCAAAAAACATTTGCGGAGAGAGGGTCTGGTTAGTTTTTTCAAAAATAAAAGTCGAGAGTTTTTTTCTGGACTCGCCACTTTCAATTGCAGCAACCATAATGGACGCGGCCATGCCTTTGCTTTGTAATGTCAGAAGTACGCTTTCAAGAAGCTCTCCGGTATGCAGCCACGCCGCCGCATTATCATCTTTGGTGCTTATTATACCAACAGCTCCGAAATTTAGCACGCGCTTAATCGCTTTTTTCTCCTCTACTGGCGATACATCTATTAAGCGTAACGCCCAAGGTGCCGCAAGTGATTTAAGCATAGACATTTCGTGTCCAGATCCCGGCATGCCATCTCGGCTCATCGTCCAATTATTGCGAATCCATGTCGCAAGTTCTTTGCGGAAATCAAGCTGCGACATTTTTTCTTTCATGCCTTCCCCCGCTATCGAAGCCAATAGTTTTTTATCGGTGAAATTATTGGTAATAGTTAGATTGATGCCGCTTTCGCTAACTAGATTCTGAAGATCATCAATAATTTCCGCTGGCACTTCTTTGTTCTGATACTCTGCTCTGTATGAAACGCGCTGCGTAATTGCTGAAAATAAGGCATCATCATGGCTAACAAGGCCTTTATCGTCGCATGTTAGCGTTACGGCGTGCTCGGCGTTAGCGTTTGAAAGCTGTTCGTTATAATGAACAGCGCATTCAAAACCGTAATGTTTTGCCGCAATAATCATATTTTCTGCGGCGCAACCAAGGGCGATATAAGTCATGCGGCCTGTCGGATCGCCAAATTGCGGGCGGCGTGAAAAATCAGCAATTATTTCAATGCTGTTATTATCTACATGAAATTTCCATGGTTGTGTGTTGTGGCTGGATGGCGCGAGGATGCCAAAACAAACTAAAAATTTTAGTTTGTCGGTTTTGGTGGGCTGGTCATAGAAACCCCTTGGGTCTATACTCCACGCTTCGTAGTTTGATGGTTTACGGCACATATAATGATCAAGTGACTAAAGTTGTAACACTGTTTGATGAATAGCCTCCTGTACTTTTTTCATATCTTGTTCTGAAGGCACTGCCATGCGCACCGCGTTTGCTAGATACGGTAGATTGGCTGGATGGTGTGATAGGTCATTTATCAATATTCCGTGATCGCGCATAGCTTCTAAGAAATTGGCTGAATTTTCGGTTTTGAAAAGGAAAAAGTTGGCCTTCGAAGGATAGACGCTAATCCCTTCTTTGCGCAGAAATTTTTCCATCGCCGCCTTCCTTTCGGCAAACTTTTTCCATTGTTCTTCAAAATAATGGAGGTTTTTAAGCGCAGTTGTTGCCGCGTAAGTGCTGAAATGGCTTAATTCCCAAGGGCCGCGCAGTTTTATTATTTCCCCAACAATAGATTCGTCAGCCAACATATATCCGATTCTTAGTCCCGCCATGCCAAAAAATTTGGAAAAAGTGCGTAAAACTATAAGATTTTTGTGTTTCAAGATGTCTTGTACGTGGCTATGAGGGTAAAATCCAAAATATGCCTCGTCAAGGATGACAGGTATGCCTTGGTCGTCGCATGTAGCAATAAGCTCATTTAGCTGGCTCTCGTCCATTGCCGCTCCAAGAGGATTGTTAGGGTTGCACAGCAAAAGCGCTTTTGCACCTGGAAGGGCTTGTTTTGTTTCTTCAAAAGGAAATTCAAAGGATGTTTCGTTGTCGCGGTAAGGAATTTCTACAAGCTGGATTGGAGAAAATTGCGCTCGGTAGTTATAAAAAGCAAAGTTTGGCGATGGCATGATAACCTTGTCACCCTCGCGAAATAAAAGTTTAAAAAGTAGGTCAATTGCCCTGTCGGACCCGCCGGTAAGAAATATATTTTTAGTAGAAACGCCCGTGTAATTGGCTAGCAAGTCTAGTAGTTCCTCGTATTCCGGGTAACATCCGACAGTAAAAACGCTGAAATCCTTCAGCTTTGCCAAAAAATCGTCGTTTATAAGCCCGTAGCTCTCATTCAAATCTAGTCGGATAAATTGCTCTCTTTTAGAGGGCATTTTGTAGCGCTTTTGTGGCAACGAGTATTTCTCTGTAGAGAAAGTCATATAGCTTATATTATAATATCACAAAATACCTTTTAAGTAAATAGATAGGGTTTGCGGCTCTATAACCCTCGTTTTATACGGCGCAAGCTTTCCAGTGCCCAGTTTGGCCAATAACGCCAGGAAATCGGTAAATCTTGCGCGTGGAGATAATCTGTTTGGTAGCCTCCGAATCCTTTTTTGAACAACGTTAAGCCAGCCCATGGGTGCTTAGGATTTTCGCTGGTTGTGATGCCCCAAAAGTTATATAGCTTCTTGTTTCTTCTCTTTGCTTCTTTAATTGCCGCCCACTGCACTGCGTAGGCAGTCGGGATATTTGAATACCTAAGCGATGACGCGCCGTGGTGGTAGAAAGCGCTGTTTCCGTAAAAAATAATCACCGCGCTTGCTTGAGGTTCACCCTGAGCATTGCCGAAGGGCTCGCCCTTATACCAAGCGGAGATCACCTCCGCTTGTCCTTCCGTAGTCCTTCCGTAGCATTGTAGCGTAGGAGGGCGAAGGAGGACACTTTCATTTTTCGAGAACGCATCAACCTCGCATTGAATATATTCTCGTGAAAATGGAATAAAGTCGTGCTTAGCAACTGTTTCTTTGTGTAATTTATAAAAATGGTCAATATCTTCCTTGCTGGCGCCGATTGTAATCTCTACGCCTTCTCTTTCCGCGCGGCGGATGAGGTTTCGCGTGGTTTTGCGCATGCCCTTTAGCAATTCTTCCTCGCTAGGCGATAAATCAAGTGTCCAAGTAGTTTCCGCGTGCATGTGAATTGGCGCGGGGCGAAAACCCAAATCAGCAAAAAGCTGGCGATTTTCTTCAGTAGCTATCATTGGCGGGCTGACGCGAATAAAATACGCTTTTTCTTGTTGTGCAATCTTTTTTAACTCCGATGTAAGGGTTTTTAAGATTTCAAATTTTGAATTTTCATTTTGAGATTTGAGATTTGAGATTTGAGATTGAAATATCGGCCCGTGTGGTATAAAAAGAAACCTTCCGCGTCTCGCCTCTACCAAAATTACAAGTATCACTGATACGAGTTCTCCATTTTCCTCAACACCAAAACGCCACATCTTATCCCCCATTCGCACGTTAAACTCGCCCCACTGCCATGAATGCAGGAAAGTATGGTCGGGCTGGGAAGTGACGAAACTATCCCATTTTTCCTTGTCTGTTATTTGGATGATTTGTGGAGACATAATGTTATCTCAAAACGCAAATCTCAAATGTCAAAACTGAAACTTAAATCTCAAAACTACTACGGAGATACTTTTAATTTTTCCGCCAGAGGCGGATCAGCCTCAGGCTGAAGATTTAAGATTTTGATTTGAGTTTTACGATTTGAAATTTGAGATAAAAATAGTTTACTACTGCTATAAGATATTTTTTAAAAAATTAATCACATTTCTTGCATCCTGTTTTGATATATTTACGTGCGTCGGCAAGTTAAAAACTTCGCGCGCGGCTTTCTCGGCATTGGGGCATGAGCCTTCCGCATAATTCATTATGTCGAAATCTGTACCTCGCGGCGCAATGACACTATCATACCAATCCCCTAGCAAAATGCGCGCATTCTTTGCTTTTTGCAAGATACTGTCTCTGTTTTGATTGCGCATTGGATAGCGCAAGAATACATATTTGGCTCCGCGAGACATATTAAGCCATGAATTTTTTGCCGGTGTTGGGTCAAGCGCTTTTTTATACATATCCGCAACCGCGTTCCTATGAGCACTGAACAATTCGATTTTTTCAAGCTGGTGGAGAGCGAGTATAGCCAAAGCGCCAGGTAGTCGCGCGGGAAAATATTCTGGCTTCCTGCCGTATCTTTCACCTTGCGTTACGGCTTTTGAAAGCAAATGCAAGCGTTGCGCCGCTCTTAGCGCGTACCTGCCAACAGTCCAGTATGTTGCGATAATAGGAGCCATGAATAAAGGATGCAGTAATTGCTGGCTAGTCCACAAATACGATGGACAAGGAAGCGTTGTCCATTCCTGTAGCGCGCGCCGCGACACTATTTTTTTATTTACTATTAGCGCTCCTCCATAAACCGAAGAAATAACTTTGTCTCTGCCGAAGCTAAAGAACGTGGCGTCACCAATGGTGCCAACCCTTTTTCCACCCCACTCCGCGCCAAGCGCGTGAGCGCAGTCTTCTATTACAAACAACTTATGATTTTTTGCTACCCGCAAGAGCGCGTCCATGTTAGCCGGTATGCCAAATGTATGCTGAACTACCACAGCTTTACAGCGTGGTGTAATTTTGTGTTCTAAATCCATTGGATCCATGTTGTAGCCATCCTTTTCTATATCTACAAATACTGGCTTTGCGCCCCACCATAATACTGGATTTGGCACTGCGTTGCAGGTAAATGCTTGTACAAGTATTTCGTCCCCAGGCTGAATACGCAACGCTTTAAGCAGTGTCAAAAAAGCCGAACGACCGCTGTTAAATAGCAAGACTTCCGCAGTGGTGCCGAGGTATTGCGCAAGGGCTTTTTGTAATTTTTTATTAGCCCCCTCGTTTCTCCAATTCCACGGACGTATCAAAACAGACCAAGCGAGGCGCCTGTCATCATTTTGAGTATTGGGAGAAAGTGAAGTATAGATCATCTATTTTTCTTTAGTGTATTTTAAGAGTTGGTTCTATGAAAGATCTGATGTTTTTGAATACAGAATACAGAATTGAGAATACAGGTCCTGTATTCCGTATTCTTGATTCTGTATTCTGTTTAGTTAGTCATCTATAATCAAATTTCTCACAATCGTTTCCGGTACGCGATTCTCTAACAATATAACGTCTCCTTCGTCGCATAATTC
This genomic interval from Candidatus Spechtbacteria bacterium contains the following:
- a CDS encoding DUF1611 domain-containing protein; the protein is MASPINAPINLAEHVSLIYAEGVFGLNARKKFPMRAKTADGILRYAEYPIAGIVDSTSYVGYRIPHIRVYDVLGGYLDDSKNVDTPIFSSLAEARDITKASVLLLGAAPEGGGLPREWENDILTALQQGMHVVSGMHYPLKNNAQFSEAAKTSGSIIWDVRSDVDLQSIPVCSSQSYHITKPIVLTVGTDAAIGKMTTSYELARAAQKRGMRACVIPTGQTSIMIEGWGISIDALPADFMAGAVEKMLIEKQNDYDIFFVEGQGSLFHPAFSNTCISLIHGAVPTHMVLVHRPARKHSIGSKLVALPSLKEAIKHYESSILPTYRDTKVAAVALNTSGMSEEDTRRATQEAENETGLPVGDVVRDKDYAEKVLAKII
- a CDS encoding D-alanyl-D-alanine carboxypeptidase, which codes for MDTRHILISVGFAIFLPVFALAGIFAGNVQNPPSHEATARQGQPPAISSFEASVNEAVSDTPTQPAESPEIQQGQGLKEAQSASQDETIKEDNADDTPTETQPTSVDKEPSPQTPLIQDWKDFLSKYNSAPANLPVSSVMMSSNSLFLHGVRSPDLFPIRNWQVPLMDIDGLSVLAVELPDNKILYEKDSLTARPIASISKLMNALVVVDSMALDEKVVISQNAINTTGTEGDLVVNEIFSVNQLLYALLLESSNDAAVALQEQYDRNNSGEGITFLGTMNQKAHELGLASAFFEDSSGLSQNNVASASDVATLIFEAYKNETLRGILALPIYETKSKDGISHRWVSTNSLLGAISGVVAGKTGYTDEAGECMTIVTKITNDKSVVTVVLGSTNRIQAMTNLITWVKDAYYWQ
- the aspS gene encoding aspartate--tRNA ligase, whose amino-acid sequence is MNRILIKDIVQHENESVTIAGWVHVRRDHGKIIFLDMRDVSGLLQVVILPSAGEFYEKAKDARSEWVLKITGTVQRRPENMKNPNMITGDFEMLAQTIEVLSVAKTLPFSIDGDGYDISEELRWKYRYLDIRRARVREILQARHKVKQTLRNMLTEKGFTEIDTPILTKSTPEGARDFLVPSRHYPGKFYALPQSPQQYKQLLMVGGMDRYFQFARCFRDEDLRNDRLFEFDQLDIEMSFVEQEDIISLLEELVVYVTENVLGKTIQEKPFPRMSYADAMKDYGRDNPDVRKNKEDKNVMAYTWVVDFPMFEKKDDGSWGAAHHPFTAIVDDDIIKLDDPSAYGQIRAKQYDLVLNGAEVFGGSIRTTDPNVLTKVFQALGHSKEEIEDRFGHLLEAFSFGVPPHGGIAGFDRWLLVLLGEQSIREVIPFPTTGNGRTSVMEAPSTVDEAQLNELHLKIIPVKEKE
- a CDS encoding ThiF family adenylyltransferase, which produces MQSIRIEKDKQLLPAGAIFVDTIPTALKELCVIRNPALKSAPPTERAEKCDIFIKNNEGLPAVYVYYPWRNIVARVPSEEIYLELRTARNKNIITKEEQETYRAARVGIIGLSVGSNVINALVFSGGPKNLKIADYDVIEITNLNRLRAPVFAIGMNKTDFAAQQVWELDPFSELDLWTDGVNRQTLEKFILEPKLDVFIDEMDSLELKLLSRIVCREHRIPVVMATDNGDNVILDVERFDEEPERPILHGLVEGVDPDKIAGLAYSEWVKVATRIVDPANLTQRMRESLSEIGKTIAAVPQLGTTATIAGSAVAYAVRKITTKQDLKSGRYIVYLDNSNQTIK
- a CDS encoding phenylacetate--CoA ligase family protein; amino-acid sequence: MKHDTLNPFYKLFLRLFDRRGFKYDGILNLYKINLDEANSLLCSKSADFWETHGQEMALSLFHEAAESVPAYKDFLRKNNIKHTEIKTIDDFKNVPFTDKENYIKAYSSEELSWDGKVEENTIFSVSSGSSGTPYFWPRGDNLEIETSLIHALILKEFFDAGSTPTLVVISFSMGIYIAGIITLDSILHTSQMGLPISIIAPGVELNDVLRAIKELGPKYNQIVLAGYPPFVKDIIDAGEKRGISWENQKIKFLFATENFSEAFRDYILSKTNATSAESTSINIYGSADSGILGHETPLSVAIRRAASEDKDTASELWGDETFTPTFVQYHPIFKFFEEQEGELLFTARGGVPLVRYNVHDAGKIIPFDEVMKISSLASDQSVQKQPKWTFPFLAVFGKSDFTISFYGLKIYPENIKEGLENEEVVPFATGKFVMQQKSKSNQDQYWEITVELREGVKESALARKIVSDYIVAALRKRNLEYNRLYDAIGERAIPSIRFAAKGDEKYFNVKSIKQRWTKKT